The following are encoded in a window of Balaenoptera ricei isolate mBalRic1 chromosome 1, mBalRic1.hap2, whole genome shotgun sequence genomic DNA:
- the ZBTB7B gene encoding zinc finger and BTB domain-containing protein 7B: MGSPEDDLIGIPFPDHSSELLSCLNEQRQLGHLCDLTIRTQGLEYRTHRAVLAACSHYFKKLFTEGGGGAVLSAGGGGVAAGGAGAGVCELDFVGPEALGALLEFAYTATLTTSSANMPAVLQAARLLEIPCVIAACMEILQGSGLEAPSPDEDDCERARQYLEAFVTATASASGVPNGEDSPPQVPLPPPPPPPRPVARRSRKPRKAFLQTKGARANHLVPEVPTVPTHPLTYEEEEEAAGRVSSSGGSRLGDSYSPPTGTASPHEGPLSYEAYEGEEEEEELAYPPAYGLAQGGGPPLSPEELGSDEDAIDPDLMAYLSSLHQDALAPGLDGQDKLVRKRRSQMPQECPVCHKIIHGAGKLPRHMRTHTGEKPFACEVCGVRFTRNDKLKIHMRKHTGERPYSCSHCPARFLHSYDLKNHMHLHTGDRPYECHLCHKAFAKEDHLQRHLKGQNCLEVRTRRRRKDDAPPHYPPPSAATPTPAGLDLSNGHLDNFRLSLARFWEEPAPTGPPVSTPGPPDDDEEEGAPTTPQAEGAMESS, translated from the exons ATGGGGAGCCCCGAGGATGACCTGATCGGGATTCCATTCCCAGACCACAGCAGTGAGCTCCTGAGCTGCCTCAATGAGCAGCGCCAGCTGGGACACCTATGTGACCTCACCATCCGGACACAGGGCCTTGAATACCGCACCCACCGGGCTGTGCTGGCTGCCTGCAGCCACTACTTCAAGAAGCTCTTCACTGAGGGCGGTGGCGGGGCGGTCCTGAGCGCTGGGGGCGGCGGGGTGGCTGCCGGGGGAGCAGGGGCCGGCGTGTGTGAGCTGGACTTTGTGGGGCCGGAGGCGCTGGGTGCCCTGCTCGAGTTTGCCTATACAGCCACACTGACCACCAGCAGCGCCAACATGCCGGCAGTGCTCCAGGCTGCGCGGCTGCTGGAGATCCCGTGTGTCATCGCTGCCTGCATGGAGATTCTGCAGGGCAGCGGACTAGAAGCTCCCAGCCCTGACGAGGACGACTGTGAGCGAGCTCGCCAGTACCTGGAGGCCTTCGTCACAGCCACGGCTTCAGCCTCGGGAGTTCCCAACGGTGAAGACAGCCCTCCACAGGTGCCCCtcccaccgccgccgccgccccctcgGCCTGTCGCCCGCCGCAGCCGCAAGCCCCGAAAAGCTTTCCTGCAGACCAAGGGGGCCCGGGCAAACCACCTAGTGCCTGAAGTGCCCACAGTGCCCACCCATCCCTTGACctacgaggaggaggaggaggcggcaggCAGAGTGAGCAGCAGCGGGGGCAGTAGGCTGGGGGACAGCTACAGCCCTCCCACAGGGACTGCCTCACCCCATGAGGGGCCCCTGAGCTATGAGGCCTATGAgggtgaggaagaagaggaggagctgGCATATCCCCCCGCCTATGGGCTGGCGCAGGGTGGCGGGCCCCCGCTGTCCCCAGAGGAGCTGGGCTCAGATGAGGATGCCATCGATCCTGACCTGATGGCCTACCTGAGTTCCCTACACCAGGACGCCCTGGCACCAGGCCTAGATGGCCAGGACAAGCTAGTGCGCAAACGCCGCTCCCAGATGCCCCAGGAGTGCCCGGTCTGCCACAAGATTATCCACGGGGCTGGCAAACTGCCACGCCACATGAGGACCCATACGGGTGAGAAGCCCTTCGCCTGTGAAGTCTGCGGCGTCCGTTTCACCCG GAATGACAAGCTGAAGATCCACATGAGGAAGCACACAGGAGAGCGCCCCTACTCATGCTCGCACTGCCCAGCCCGCTTCCTGCACAGCTATGACCTCAAGAACCACATGCACCTGCACACAGGGGACCGGCCCTATGAGTGCCACCTGTGCCACAAGGCTTTCGCCAAGGAGGACCACCTGCAGCGCCACCTTAAAGGCCAGAACTGCCTGGAGGTGCGCACCCGGCGGCGCCGCAAGGACGATGCGCCCCCTCACTACCCCCCGCCCTCTGCTGCCACCCCGACCCCTGCTGGCCTCGACCTCTCCAATGGCCACTTGGACAACTTCCGACTCTCTCTGGCTCGATTCTGGGAGGAGCCAGCCCCTACTGGGCCCCCAGTCTCCACCCCGGGGCCCCCTGATGACGATGAGGAGGAGGGGGCACCCACCACACCTCAGGCTGAAGGTGCCATGGAGTCCTCTTAA